A section of the Thermococcus sp. genome encodes:
- the acs gene encoding acetate--CoA ligase alpha subunit: protein MDGNLEALFRPRSIAVIGASEKPGKIGYAVMKNLVEYGYDGKIYPVNIKGVEIEINGRKFQSYKSILDVPDEVDMAVIVVPAKFVPQVVEEAGKKGVKVLPIISSGFGELGEEGKKVERQIVETAHKYGMRILGPNIFGVVYTPAKMNATFGPTDVMPGSLALISQSGALGIALMGWTILEKVGLSAVVSVGNKSDIDDADLLEFFKTDDNTKAILIYMEGVKDGRKFMEVAKEVSKEKPIIIIKAGRSERGAKAAASHTGSLAGADKIYEAAFKQSGVLRALTIGEAFDWARTLSNLPEPEGENLVILTNGGGIGVMATDAAEEEGLHLYDNLDDLKVFANHMPPFGSYKNPVDLTGMAGAESYEGAVRDALANPNMHAIAVLYCQTAVLDPRDLAKIVIREYNESGRKKPLVVAIVGGIEAKEAIDMLNEEGIPAYPEPERAIKSLAALYRWSRWKKRQKGE, encoded by the coding sequence GATACGCTGTTATGAAAAACCTCGTTGAGTACGGCTACGATGGCAAGATATATCCGGTCAACATCAAGGGTGTTGAGATAGAGATAAACGGAAGGAAGTTCCAGTCCTATAAGAGCATCCTCGACGTTCCGGATGAGGTCGACATGGCAGTCATCGTCGTCCCGGCCAAGTTCGTTCCGCAGGTCGTCGAGGAGGCCGGAAAGAAGGGCGTCAAGGTTCTCCCGATAATAAGCTCCGGCTTCGGCGAGCTTGGTGAGGAGGGTAAGAAGGTAGAGAGGCAGATAGTGGAGACCGCACACAAATACGGCATGAGGATCCTCGGTCCGAACATCTTCGGCGTCGTTTACACCCCCGCCAAGATGAACGCCACCTTCGGGCCGACCGACGTCATGCCGGGCAGCCTTGCCCTCATCAGCCAGAGCGGGGCTTTGGGAATAGCCCTTATGGGCTGGACCATCCTTGAGAAGGTCGGGCTTTCGGCCGTCGTCAGCGTCGGAAACAAGAGCGACATAGACGACGCCGACCTGCTTGAGTTCTTCAAGACCGACGACAACACCAAGGCAATTCTCATCTACATGGAGGGCGTCAAGGACGGGAGGAAATTCATGGAGGTCGCGAAGGAGGTCAGCAAGGAGAAGCCGATAATCATCATCAAGGCTGGAAGGAGCGAGCGCGGCGCAAAGGCAGCCGCCAGCCACACCGGCTCACTCGCCGGCGCCGACAAGATATACGAGGCCGCATTCAAGCAGAGCGGTGTTCTTCGCGCCCTCACCATCGGCGAGGCCTTTGACTGGGCGAGAACGCTGAGCAACCTTCCGGAGCCGGAGGGAGAGAACCTCGTCATACTCACCAACGGCGGTGGAATAGGAGTTATGGCCACCGACGCCGCCGAGGAGGAGGGACTGCACCTCTACGACAACCTCGATGATCTCAAGGTCTTCGCCAACCACATGCCGCCCTTCGGCTCCTACAAGAACCCGGTTGACCTGACCGGTATGGCCGGAGCGGAGAGCTACGAGGGTGCCGTTCGCGATGCCCTTGCCAACCCGAACATGCACGCCATAGCCGTCCTCTACTGCCAGACGGCAGTTCTCGACCCGCGCGACCTCGCGAAGATAGTTATCCGCGAGTACAACGAGAGCGGAAGGAAGAAGCCGCTCGTCGTTGCCATCGTCGGCGGCATCGAGGCCAAGGAAGCCATCGACATGCTCAACGAGGAGGGAATCCCGGCCTATCCGGAGCCGGAAAGGGCCATCAAGTCCCTCGCGGCGCTCTACAGGTGGAGCAGGTGGAAGAAGAGGCAGAAGGGCGAGTGA
- a CDS encoding metallophosphoesterase, with the protein MRIALISDIHSNWEALQAVWREVKKADAILCMGDLVGYGASPNEVVNFVREQMEKRVFLCVRGNHDNAIAFGAEWGFNPYARQAVRWHQRVMTSENLEFLRRLPIRQLFTDDTGRSYLLIHGSPRAPIDEYLFPWFSDEEFRAVLSYVRQDDLLVGHTHVPMMRVIDGRRVINPGGVGQPRDGDWRSAYAMIDTEKEPPDNVEFRRVEYDVDSAAEKIIEAGLPRFLAMRLYEGY; encoded by the coding sequence ATGCGCATCGCCCTCATCTCGGACATCCACTCCAACTGGGAGGCACTCCAGGCGGTCTGGAGAGAGGTTAAGAAGGCGGACGCCATACTCTGCATGGGTGACCTGGTCGGCTACGGCGCCAGTCCAAACGAGGTAGTCAATTTCGTCAGGGAGCAGATGGAAAAAAGAGTCTTCCTCTGCGTCCGCGGCAACCACGACAACGCGATAGCCTTCGGTGCTGAGTGGGGATTCAACCCCTACGCGAGGCAGGCCGTAAGGTGGCACCAGCGGGTGATGACGAGTGAGAACCTTGAGTTTCTCAGAAGGCTTCCGATAAGGCAGCTCTTCACCGACGACACCGGGCGGAGCTACCTCCTCATCCACGGCTCTCCGAGAGCGCCCATAGACGAGTACCTCTTTCCCTGGTTCTCTGACGAGGAGTTCAGGGCGGTTCTGAGCTACGTCAGGCAGGACGATCTCCTGGTCGGCCACACCCACGTGCCGATGATGAGGGTTATAGACGGCAGGAGGGTGATAAACCCCGGCGGTGTCGGTCAGCCCCGCGATGGGGACTGGAGGTCTGCTTACGCCATGATTGACACCGAAAAAGAGCCCCCGGACAACGTCGAGTTCCGCCGGGTGGAGTACGATGTCGACTCCGCAGCGGAGAAGATAATAGAAGCAGGGCTTCCAAGGTTTCTGGCGATGAGGCTCTACGAGGGATATTAA
- a CDS encoding PRC-barrel domain-containing protein: MVKIIASKLRDVELITDTGIRLGWVYDLSFDEETGDILVIVAEPDEDLDTSEFVTDHEGLLLIPISAVKSIGEVIIIDSGKLAVKSKLRRVGTIKRRLSEEESQIPGE, from the coding sequence ATGGTCAAGATAATAGCTTCCAAGCTTAGGGACGTGGAGCTGATAACCGACACCGGTATAAGGCTCGGCTGGGTTTACGACCTCAGCTTCGATGAGGAAACCGGCGATATTCTTGTGATAGTTGCCGAGCCGGATGAAGATCTCGACACGAGCGAGTTTGTCACCGATCACGAGGGTCTCCTCCTCATCCCGATCAGCGCGGTTAAAAGCATCGGCGAGGTAATCATAATAGACTCGGGCAAGCTCGCCGTCAAGTCCAAGCTCAGAAGGGTCGGCACGATAAAGAGAAGGCTCTCCGAGGAGGAATCCCAGATCCCTGGGGAGTGA
- a CDS encoding CDC48 family AAA ATPase, whose amino-acid sequence MIFGKDEERYEKIKLRVAEALKRDVGRGIVRFDRKYQKQLGVEPGDIVELIGERTTAAIVANPHPDDRGLDIIRMDGYIRRNAGVSIGDYVTVSKAEVQEAKKVVLAPAQKGVFIQIPGDMVKQNLLGRPVLKGDLIVASSRSEGGYYGGSPFDELLRGLFETMPLGFGELKFVVVNTVPRGIVQITYNTEVEVLPQAVEIREEAIPEVTYEDIGGLSDAIQKIREMVELPLKHPELFERLGIEPPKGVLLYGPPGTGKTLLAKAVANEANAHFIAINGPEIMSKFYGESEERLREIFKDAEENAPSIIFIDEIDAIAPKREEVVGEVEKRVVSQLLTLMDGLKGRGKVIVIAATNRPDALDPALRRPGRFDREIEVGVPDKKGRKEILQIHTRGMPLEPDYDKATVLKVLKELMKRESFEKAKLERLLEKVSAAKSDEEVKEALKSESEVYPEVRSRLIDRMLEEIAEKTHGFVGADLAALAREAAMVVLRRLINEGKISPEQERIPPEVLQELRVRKADFYEALKMVEPSALREVLIEMPNVRWEDVGGLDEVKQELKEAVEWPLKYPKAFQRLGIEPPRGVLLYGPPGTGKTLLAKAVATESEANFIGIRGPEVLSKWVGESEKRVREIFRKARQAAPTVIFIDEIDAIAPARGSDMSRVTDRLINQLLTEMDGIERNSGVVVIAATNRPDILDPALLRPGRFDRLILVPAPDEKARLEILKVHTRRVPLASDVNLRELAKKTEGYSGADIEALVREAALLAMRRIMTELPVELVEEESEEFLEKLRVSRRDFEEALKKVKPSITPYMIDYYRNFEESRKSRVERRERGPDYYTF is encoded by the coding sequence ATGATTTTTGGTAAGGACGAGGAGAGGTATGAGAAAATCAAGCTCCGCGTTGCCGAGGCTTTGAAGAGGGACGTTGGCAGGGGGATAGTCCGCTTCGACAGGAAGTACCAGAAGCAACTCGGCGTTGAGCCCGGAGACATAGTTGAGCTGATCGGAGAGAGAACCACCGCCGCGATAGTGGCCAACCCCCACCCCGACGACCGTGGACTGGACATCATCAGGATGGACGGCTACATCAGGAGGAACGCGGGGGTGAGCATAGGGGACTACGTCACGGTTTCCAAGGCGGAGGTGCAGGAGGCGAAGAAGGTCGTCCTTGCACCTGCACAGAAGGGTGTCTTCATCCAGATACCCGGGGACATGGTCAAGCAGAACCTCCTTGGCAGGCCCGTTCTGAAGGGAGACCTCATCGTTGCGAGCAGCAGGAGTGAGGGTGGTTACTACGGAGGCTCTCCCTTCGACGAGCTGCTCAGGGGGCTCTTCGAGACGATGCCCCTCGGCTTTGGAGAGCTCAAGTTCGTCGTCGTGAACACCGTCCCGAGAGGCATCGTCCAGATAACCTACAACACCGAGGTCGAGGTTCTCCCCCAGGCGGTGGAGATACGGGAGGAGGCCATCCCGGAGGTTACCTACGAGGACATCGGCGGCCTGAGCGATGCGATTCAGAAGATACGCGAGATGGTCGAGCTCCCGCTCAAGCACCCTGAGCTCTTTGAGAGGCTCGGCATAGAACCGCCCAAGGGCGTGCTCCTCTACGGCCCACCCGGAACAGGGAAGACTCTCCTCGCCAAGGCGGTAGCGAACGAGGCCAATGCTCACTTCATAGCCATCAACGGGCCGGAGATAATGAGCAAGTTCTACGGAGAGAGCGAGGAGCGTTTGAGGGAGATATTCAAGGACGCCGAGGAGAACGCACCGAGCATAATCTTCATCGATGAAATTGACGCAATAGCCCCAAAGAGGGAAGAAGTGGTTGGAGAGGTCGAGAAGAGGGTCGTTTCACAGCTGCTCACCCTGATGGACGGCCTGAAGGGCAGGGGCAAGGTCATAGTTATCGCCGCCACCAACAGACCGGACGCCCTTGACCCTGCATTAAGGAGACCCGGCAGGTTCGACAGGGAGATCGAGGTCGGTGTTCCCGACAAGAAGGGCAGGAAGGAGATACTCCAGATACACACCAGGGGAATGCCCCTTGAACCGGACTACGACAAGGCCACCGTCCTCAAAGTTCTCAAGGAGCTCATGAAGAGGGAGAGTTTTGAGAAGGCGAAGCTGGAGAGGCTCCTCGAGAAGGTCAGCGCCGCGAAGAGCGATGAAGAGGTCAAGGAAGCCCTCAAGAGCGAGAGCGAGGTCTATCCGGAGGTCAGGAGCAGGCTGATAGACAGGATGCTTGAGGAGATAGCCGAGAAGACGCACGGCTTCGTTGGTGCAGACCTTGCCGCGCTGGCTAGAGAGGCCGCCATGGTGGTTCTCAGGAGGCTCATCAACGAGGGCAAGATAAGCCCGGAGCAGGAGCGCATTCCCCCGGAGGTTCTCCAGGAGCTTCGCGTGAGGAAGGCGGACTTCTACGAGGCCCTCAAGATGGTCGAGCCCTCCGCCCTGAGGGAGGTTCTTATCGAGATGCCAAACGTTCGCTGGGAGGACGTGGGCGGTCTCGACGAGGTGAAGCAGGAACTCAAGGAGGCCGTCGAGTGGCCGCTCAAGTACCCGAAGGCCTTCCAGAGGCTCGGAATAGAACCGCCGAGGGGAGTCCTCCTCTATGGTCCGCCCGGAACCGGTAAAACTTTGCTGGCCAAAGCGGTCGCAACGGAGAGTGAAGCCAACTTCATCGGCATCCGCGGGCCGGAAGTCCTCTCAAAGTGGGTCGGTGAGAGCGAGAAGCGCGTGAGGGAGATATTCAGGAAGGCCAGGCAGGCGGCTCCAACGGTGATATTCATCGACGAGATAGACGCAATAGCCCCCGCCAGGGGAAGTGACATGAGCAGGGTCACGGACAGGCTCATCAACCAGCTTCTGACAGAGATGGACGGCATCGAGAGGAACAGCGGTGTCGTCGTCATAGCGGCGACCAACAGGCCAGACATCCTTGATCCTGCCCTCCTGAGGCCGGGCAGATTTGACAGGCTGATACTCGTTCCTGCACCGGACGAGAAGGCCAGACTGGAGATACTGAAAGTCCACACGAGGCGCGTCCCCCTGGCCAGCGATGTTAACCTCCGCGAGCTGGCGAAGAAGACGGAGGGCTACTCCGGAGCCGACATCGAGGCCCTCGTGAGGGAGGCAGCGCTGCTGGCGATGCGCAGGATAATGACGGAGCTTCCGGTGGAGCTGGTCGAGGAGGAGAGCGAGGAGTTCCTTGAGAAGCTCAGGGTTTCAAGGAGGGACTTTGAGGAGGCCCTCAAGAAAGTCAAGCCGAGCATAACCCCGTACATGATCGACTACTACAGGAACTTCGAGGAGAGCAGGAAGTCACGCGTCGAGAGGCGGGAGCGGGGGCCGGACTACTACACCTTCTGA
- the glp gene encoding gephyrin-like molybdotransferase Glp: MAFLKVVPLEKALEVIGSFPLRPGIESVPLSEALGRVLAEDVVSPVDVPPFDRATVDGYALRAEDTFMASESEPVRLKVIGEVNAGDNPDFELKPGESVYISTGAPLPKGADAVIQFEDVDREGEEVIIYKPAYPGLGVMKAGTDIPKGKTLLKRGTKLTFKNTALLSAVGIAEVPVFRRPRVAVISTGNEVVLPGAELRYGQIYDINGRAIADAVRELGGEALFLGIARDDRESLKALIEKGVECCDVVILSGGASGGIRDLTSSIIEELGEVKIHGIAIQPGKPTIIGLINGKPVFGLPGYPTSCLTNFTLLVAPLLRKLLGRESEVRKVRKKLAHKVFSVKGRRQFLPVRVEGDRAVPILKGSGAVTSFIEADGFIEVPENVEILQAGEEVEVTFFG; the protein is encoded by the coding sequence ATGGCGTTCCTTAAGGTCGTCCCCCTGGAGAAAGCGCTTGAGGTCATAGGCTCATTCCCCCTGAGGCCAGGAATCGAAAGCGTCCCCCTGAGCGAAGCCCTGGGCAGGGTTCTGGCCGAGGACGTGGTCTCTCCGGTAGACGTCCCCCCCTTTGACAGGGCCACCGTCGACGGCTACGCCCTCAGGGCTGAAGATACGTTTATGGCGAGCGAGAGCGAACCGGTCAGGCTGAAGGTCATCGGCGAGGTCAACGCAGGAGACAACCCGGACTTCGAGCTAAAGCCCGGTGAGAGTGTTTACATCTCCACGGGTGCGCCTCTGCCTAAGGGTGCTGACGCGGTGATACAGTTCGAGGACGTGGACAGGGAAGGTGAGGAGGTCATCATCTACAAGCCGGCCTATCCCGGGCTCGGCGTCATGAAGGCAGGAACGGACATCCCCAAAGGCAAGACCCTCCTCAAACGCGGTACCAAGCTGACATTCAAGAACACCGCGCTCCTGTCCGCCGTGGGAATCGCCGAGGTTCCGGTCTTCCGAAGACCCAGGGTGGCGGTTATAAGCACCGGGAACGAAGTAGTCCTCCCCGGCGCAGAGCTGAGGTACGGGCAGATATACGACATAAACGGCCGTGCCATAGCGGACGCGGTCAGGGAGCTCGGTGGTGAGGCGCTCTTCCTTGGCATAGCCCGGGACGACCGCGAGAGCCTTAAAGCGCTGATAGAAAAGGGTGTTGAGTGCTGCGACGTGGTAATCCTCAGCGGCGGTGCGAGCGGTGGAATAAGGGATCTGACCAGCTCGATAATCGAGGAGCTCGGTGAGGTGAAAATCCACGGCATAGCGATCCAGCCGGGTAAACCGACGATAATCGGCCTGATCAATGGAAAGCCCGTCTTTGGGCTGCCCGGCTATCCGACCAGCTGTCTGACCAACTTCACCCTCCTCGTCGCGCCGCTCCTTAGAAAGCTCCTCGGAAGGGAGAGCGAGGTCAGGAAGGTCAGGAAAAAGCTCGCCCACAAGGTCTTCTCCGTCAAGGGCAGACGTCAGTTCCTGCCGGTCAGGGTAGAGGGCGATAGGGCGGTGCCGATACTCAAGGGGAGCGGGGCAGTCACGAGCTTCATAGAGGCCGACGGCTTCATCGAGGTGCCGGAGAACGTGGAGATACTCCAGGCCGGCGAAGAGGTGGAGGTTACATTTTTCGGTTGA